A region of bacterium BMS3Abin14 DNA encodes the following proteins:
- a CDS encoding zinc ribbon domain protein, translating to MPTYEYHCDSCEREFEVDQRITDDPSSECPECGGKAHRLISASNFILKGSGWYKTDYCSSSDPPPSKPAGCAAETSDPKCKSCPAGTK from the coding sequence ATGCCCACTTACGAGTACCATTGCGACAGTTGCGAACGCGAGTTCGAAGTTGACCAGAGGATTACCGATGACCCATCGAGCGAATGTCCGGAATGCGGGGGTAAGGCCCACCGCCTGATCAGCGCCTCAAACTTTATCCTTAAGGGCAGTGGGTGGTATAAGACCGACTACTGTTCATCGTCCGACCCACCCCCCAGTAAACCAGCGGGTTGCGCTGCGGAAACATCCGACCCGAAATGTAAGTCCTGTCCGGCAGGCACGAAGTAA
- the pkn6 gene encoding serine/threonine-protein kinase pkn6, translating to MLLELIGSGGMAEVYRARMKGQPFFARGENPKQFTREVAVKLILPHLSREDSFRELFSREAHMASLLDHPNIIGIQDYGTLDETDFIVMEYIHGMDLRGLLKAMPDEKPVSLGEAVHILYRISRGLEYAHGMGGPESPGGIIHRDLSPHNILISTEGEIKIADFGIARAVLSDATWTTAFKGKLSYMSPEQVEGKPLDHRSDIFSLGIIAHQILSGRHPFTRGSDGATLKAVQNADFPPISSAAGIPASILMLVESCLAVNPSSRPASAGAIAAELEPLQTPKSERILGQRVQSHSKTPREIPAVAPTSATITRPKRYGAPITITTLLAIAAMWVFLSPTGIEKPAISTPAPSAQSAGSNPPDAAAQSNPLPAQKADYITISTSPPGARIIVNGNVVGRSPARISLDKNRGPLIVSADLYGYRKSTFSLDRLEGDRTLRLTPLPRGEVRIGAIPWAQVFYRGNLKGYTPIVLEDLPVGKRTFVLKNGQMGVTREITVEVGEGKINTVNVDLAAN from the coding sequence GTGCTTCTGGAGCTAATCGGTTCGGGGGGAATGGCGGAAGTCTACAGGGCGAGGATGAAGGGCCAGCCATTCTTCGCCCGGGGAGAAAACCCGAAACAGTTCACCCGCGAAGTGGCCGTGAAGCTTATTCTTCCCCACCTCTCCAGAGAAGATTCCTTCCGGGAGCTTTTCTCCAGGGAGGCCCACATGGCTTCCCTTCTTGACCATCCCAACATTATAGGCATCCAGGATTACGGGACTCTGGATGAAACAGATTTTATCGTAATGGAGTACATCCACGGCATGGATCTGAGGGGACTTCTCAAAGCCATGCCTGATGAAAAACCGGTCAGCTTGGGAGAGGCCGTTCACATTCTGTACAGGATATCCAGAGGGTTGGAGTATGCCCACGGCATGGGGGGACCGGAATCCCCGGGCGGCATCATCCACCGCGACCTGAGCCCACATAATATCCTCATCTCCACCGAGGGGGAGATCAAGATAGCCGATTTTGGTATCGCCAGGGCAGTTCTGTCGGACGCTACGTGGACCACCGCTTTCAAGGGAAAATTATCCTATATGTCGCCGGAGCAGGTGGAAGGAAAACCTCTGGACCACCGATCCGACATCTTCTCCCTGGGAATTATCGCCCACCAGATCCTTTCGGGACGCCATCCTTTCACGAGAGGTTCCGATGGGGCAACACTAAAAGCCGTCCAGAATGCCGACTTTCCACCCATCTCCTCTGCCGCAGGCATTCCGGCCAGTATCCTGATGCTTGTTGAATCATGTCTGGCGGTAAACCCATCATCCAGACCGGCCTCCGCAGGAGCTATCGCCGCGGAACTGGAACCGCTGCAGACCCCAAAATCGGAGAGAATTCTGGGACAGCGGGTTCAATCCCACAGTAAGACCCCGAGGGAGATCCCTGCAGTTGCACCGACCTCAGCAACCATCACAAGGCCAAAACGCTACGGGGCTCCAATCACTATCACGACACTTCTTGCCATTGCCGCAATGTGGGTTTTCCTTTCCCCTACGGGCATTGAAAAACCGGCTATATCCACACCCGCCCCGTCTGCACAATCCGCCGGATCAAATCCGCCCGATGCCGCAGCGCAATCAAACCCCCTTCCGGCACAAAAAGCGGACTACATCACAATCTCTACGTCACCTCCGGGGGCCCGGATCATCGTAAACGGCAATGTGGTCGGCAGGTCTCCAGCCAGGATATCCCTGGATAAAAACAGAGGACCTTTGATAGTCTCGGCCGACCTTTATGGCTACCGGAAATCCACCTTCAGCCTGGACCGGCTTGAAGGTGATCGGACCCTGCGTTTGACCCCCCTGCCCAGGGGAGAAGTCCGGATCGGGGCAATCCCGTGGGCACAGGTATTCTACAGGGGAAATCTCAAGGGATACACGCCCATCGTCCTTGAGGACCTGCCTGTGGGGAAGAGGACTTTTGTTTTGAAAAACGGTCAAATGGGGGTAACCAGGGAGATTACTGTGGAGGTGGGCGAGGGAAAGATCAACACCGTGAACGTGGATCTTGCGGCCAATTGA
- a CDS encoding xylose isomerase-like TIM barrel, with amino-acid sequence MHSPYFARASLRNIESDLVFLDGHGLLPEVYLPADELDSLTGRTLDHLTGWRERGLDISFHAPFMDLSPAGLDSRVLEVTRLRFNQVRDLAEIVRPRHIVFHPGYDKWRYGRKPGVWLERSLETWSGVLDWGIPLGTKIVLENVFDTEPDPMLQLLSHFENSLGLCFDTGHFLLFTSITLNKWLTAMGDSLQEIHLHDNDGKEDTHLPVGEGIFDFSAFFAHLSERGLCPLVVLENHSRDETLRSLEGITRYTG; translated from the coding sequence GTGCATAGCCCATATTTCGCCCGGGCATCCCTCCGCAACATCGAAAGCGATCTCGTCTTTCTGGATGGGCATGGCCTTCTGCCCGAGGTTTACCTGCCGGCGGATGAGCTTGACAGCCTGACCGGGCGGACACTGGATCATCTCACAGGGTGGAGGGAACGGGGCCTGGACATATCATTCCACGCCCCTTTTATGGATCTGTCTCCGGCCGGTCTCGACTCCCGGGTACTGGAAGTGACCCGCTTGCGTTTTAATCAGGTCCGTGATCTTGCTGAAATCGTTCGCCCCCGGCATATTGTCTTCCATCCGGGTTACGATAAATGGCGATATGGCAGGAAACCCGGGGTCTGGCTTGAAAGAAGTCTGGAAACATGGTCCGGTGTCCTGGATTGGGGCATCCCCCTCGGTACGAAGATCGTTCTGGAAAACGTTTTCGATACGGAACCAGACCCCATGCTGCAGCTGCTGAGCCATTTTGAAAATTCCTTGGGGTTATGCTTTGATACCGGGCATTTTCTCCTTTTCACATCGATTACCCTTAATAAATGGTTGACTGCCATGGGAGATTCCCTCCAGGAGATCCATCTCCACGACAATGATGGGAAAGAGGACACTCATCTGCCTGTGGGGGAGGGGATCTTCGACTTTTCCGCTTTTTTTGCCCATCTTTCAGAGAGAGGACTTTGCCCTCTGGTGGTCCTGGAGAACCACAGCCGTGACGAGACCCTGCGGTCCCTTGAAGGGATTACGAGATATACGGGGTAG
- the yaaH gene encoding inner membrane protein YaaH — translation MTKGNPAVIGLGGFGLTTMILQFHNLGWVGIGPVLWIGLLYGGTAQLVAGFLEFGTGNNFGLCAFTGYGAFWIALCFFVIFGTSSDIVAKYPTLKLDARGLGVFLVMFTIFTGILWIASIKHHLVLNLIFLTLFLGFLGLDFKELAGSKALGTLAAWDLIVCACLALYLMAHVVYAEAGIHLPIGAPKSE, via the coding sequence ATGACAAAAGGTAATCCTGCAGTTATCGGGTTAGGTGGATTCGGATTGACCACCATGATCCTTCAGTTCCATAATCTGGGCTGGGTAGGAATCGGCCCTGTCCTCTGGATCGGTCTTCTGTACGGAGGGACCGCTCAGTTGGTCGCCGGGTTCCTGGAGTTCGGCACCGGCAATAACTTCGGCCTGTGTGCCTTCACCGGATACGGCGCATTCTGGATCGCGTTGTGCTTCTTCGTTATCTTCGGCACCAGTTCTGATATCGTTGCCAAGTACCCGACGCTGAAGTTGGACGCAAGGGGTCTGGGTGTTTTCCTTGTGATGTTCACGATCTTTACGGGTATCCTGTGGATAGCGTCAATCAAGCACCACTTGGTGCTTAACCTGATCTTCCTGACCCTGTTCCTGGGCTTCCTCGGCCTGGACTTCAAAGAGCTGGCCGGAAGCAAGGCGTTAGGTACCCTCGCTGCTTGGGACCTGATTGTCTGCGCATGTCTGGCACTGTACCTGATGGCCCACGTTGTCTACGCGGAAGCCGGCATTCATCTGCCAATCGGCGCCCCGAAGTCGGAGTAA
- the lolC gene encoding lipoprotein-releasing system transmembrane protein LolC, translated as MTILRISWRNLWRNPRRTGITVFSMSFGLTMMIVAYALMDGMYGQMVQFATVLGTGHIQIHKPGYLDNRSLYETIDKPEAVLRVVDSANEGWAAPRSYATALVSSGPQSAGGYIWGIDPSRERRVTDFQHHLESGVFLSEGGRGKVVLGHNLAKTLSVGPGDEVVLLAQAADGSLGNAIYTVSGVLQSIGETIDRTGVLMDIRDMDDLMVLHGKIHEVAVRLARPDRLAEALSRFKTLMAPMGLEVKSWRELLPGLSEVLKLSSTSTTIVLFIIFAVASLGIVNTQLMALFERTREIGVMRALGLGPIPVAAIVFLETIFMTIISAVAGGVGGALWSWYLEVYGWDISNFGGSFAYAGVTFDPHLRASLTLTAVVQSVEIMLVVSMLATIYPLFKAARITPATAVGRGR; from the coding sequence ATGACCATTCTGAGGATCTCATGGCGCAACCTCTGGAGAAATCCGCGGCGTACAGGAATTACCGTCTTCTCCATGTCCTTCGGCCTGACCATGATGATCGTTGCGTATGCACTCATGGACGGGATGTACGGCCAGATGGTTCAGTTTGCCACCGTTCTGGGTACGGGCCATATCCAGATTCACAAACCAGGGTATCTCGATAACCGCTCCCTTTACGAAACCATCGACAAACCCGAAGCGGTCCTGAGAGTCGTGGACTCCGCCAACGAAGGGTGGGCGGCCCCGAGGTCCTATGCCACCGCCCTGGTAAGTTCGGGCCCCCAGTCCGCCGGAGGCTACATATGGGGGATCGACCCGTCAAGGGAAAGGCGGGTAACGGATTTTCAACATCACCTGGAAAGCGGGGTCTTCCTGTCCGAGGGAGGGAGAGGAAAGGTCGTTCTGGGCCATAACCTTGCGAAAACCCTGTCCGTAGGCCCCGGGGATGAAGTCGTCCTTCTGGCCCAGGCTGCCGACGGGTCCCTCGGCAATGCCATCTACACGGTTTCAGGGGTCCTTCAGAGCATAGGAGAAACTATCGACCGGACTGGAGTCCTCATGGACATTCGCGACATGGATGACCTGATGGTGCTCCACGGAAAAATACACGAAGTAGCTGTGCGCCTCGCAAGGCCCGACAGACTGGCCGAAGCGTTGTCGCGTTTCAAAACCCTCATGGCCCCCATGGGGCTCGAGGTAAAAAGCTGGAGGGAGCTTCTCCCTGGACTTTCGGAAGTCCTGAAATTGAGCTCCACCAGCACCACTATTGTGCTTTTCATCATCTTCGCCGTGGCATCCCTGGGCATCGTCAATACTCAGCTAATGGCCCTCTTTGAAAGGACCAGGGAGATCGGGGTCATGAGAGCTCTGGGACTGGGGCCAATACCTGTCGCGGCTATTGTTTTCCTTGAGACCATTTTCATGACCATCATCTCCGCTGTTGCCGGCGGAGTCGGCGGAGCCCTCTGGTCCTGGTACCTCGAAGTCTACGGCTGGGACATCAGCAACTTTGGAGGCTCCTTCGCCTACGCGGGTGTGACTTTCGACCCCCATCTCCGTGCCAGTCTCACGCTTACAGCTGTCGTTCAATCCGTTGAGATAATGCTGGTAGTCAGTATGCTGGCCACGATTTACCCTCTATTCAAGGCAGCCCGCATCACCCCGGCCACCGCGGTTGGAAGGGGGCGTTAA
- a CDS encoding radical SAM superfamily protein: protein MIDDVLPYVEKPSRYLGQEINSVHKPKEGVRLRAVLAFPDLYEVGMSHLGTQILYGLGNLVDGVQVERAFLPQLDMLAILKERGIPLFSLESRTPLSECHVIGITLQSELTYTNILAILDAGDIPVRASQRSGSHPLVIGGGPCAFNPEPIAEFFDLFLLGDGEEVWPLVLRDLKEITERGGSRAQMIAAAKAYPGVYDPSDFDVYYADDGKIDRIVPRGNVLKVTKAMCLNLDIEIPPHSFLVPYVQTIHDRLNIEAARGCTRGCRFCHAGMVYRPVRERSRQTLVEMAAKGLESTGYEELALTSLSIGDYGPLEPLLRDLMDAYGEDRISISLPSMRIGGLTPEVARQIQRVRKTGFTIAPEAGTRRLRKVVNKDFSDAEIIQTAQRVFERGWDSVKLYFMIGLPTECVEDLDGIVNLAKTIGSMAPKRGQITVSLSPFVPKPHTPFQWARQDPEHVLKEKLDYLRKNLRGGKVRVRWGRTDQARLEAVLARGDRRLSRVVENAWRRGAVLDGWDEHFSWNTWMAAFESESLDPGWYTERERSGDEPFPWDHLSSGVSRQYLLKEYRLGLAGEVSDDCRSAGCLSCGVCTPEQMENIPALRKTGAVDGSPPLDGELQEPEKSHRRVRFIFQKVGDMRFLGHLETMRVFERTARRANIPLAFSGGYHPKPKITFALALPVGVEGEREWADFELQESWDPQKFRETMNMFLPGGLEILLAWKTPVDGQPLPSRISSMGYRAEFPGPVHDLDSRVEILLSGGDIPVVRESKGKTKTLNLKNYLQAIESSGDDIVHFTLAMQTNGGSIRPGEVLQALMGENTPIDGIRVFRTGLRLLVVGDRSGGRPGFSRIWD from the coding sequence ATGATCGATGATGTCCTCCCGTACGTTGAGAAACCGTCACGTTACCTCGGTCAGGAAATTAACAGCGTTCATAAGCCGAAGGAAGGTGTCCGGTTAAGGGCTGTTCTTGCCTTTCCGGATCTTTACGAGGTTGGCATGTCCCATCTGGGCACTCAGATCCTCTACGGTCTCGGCAATCTGGTGGACGGTGTTCAGGTTGAGAGAGCCTTCCTCCCCCAGCTCGACATGCTGGCGATCCTCAAGGAGAGGGGAATTCCGCTTTTTTCCCTGGAGAGCCGCACCCCCCTTTCCGAGTGCCACGTCATCGGCATTACTCTTCAGTCCGAACTGACCTACACCAACATCCTTGCCATCCTTGATGCGGGCGACATCCCTGTCAGGGCATCACAAAGATCCGGGAGTCATCCACTGGTTATCGGGGGAGGACCTTGCGCCTTCAATCCCGAGCCCATTGCAGAGTTCTTCGATCTTTTTCTTCTGGGTGATGGTGAGGAGGTCTGGCCCCTCGTTTTGCGCGATCTCAAGGAAATAACGGAGCGGGGTGGTTCCAGGGCACAGATGATCGCGGCGGCCAAGGCATATCCGGGGGTCTACGATCCCTCCGATTTTGACGTTTACTACGCCGACGATGGAAAGATCGACAGAATCGTCCCAAGGGGAAATGTTCTGAAAGTCACCAAGGCGATGTGCCTGAATCTGGATATCGAGATACCTCCCCATTCTTTCCTTGTGCCGTACGTGCAGACGATTCACGATCGGCTGAACATCGAAGCCGCCAGAGGGTGTACGCGGGGATGTCGTTTCTGCCACGCCGGCATGGTTTACCGTCCGGTAAGAGAACGATCCCGTCAAACGCTGGTAGAAATGGCCGCAAAGGGCCTGGAATCCACCGGATACGAGGAACTGGCTTTGACATCTCTGAGCATCGGCGATTATGGTCCCCTGGAACCGCTTTTAAGGGACCTCATGGATGCCTATGGCGAGGATCGAATATCTATCTCCCTTCCGTCCATGAGGATCGGAGGGCTGACACCTGAAGTGGCGAGGCAGATTCAGAGGGTCAGGAAGACCGGCTTTACCATCGCGCCCGAGGCAGGGACCCGACGGCTCAGAAAAGTTGTAAACAAGGATTTTTCTGACGCTGAGATCATCCAGACGGCCCAACGGGTGTTTGAACGGGGTTGGGACTCGGTGAAACTGTATTTCATGATCGGGCTTCCCACCGAGTGTGTCGAGGATCTCGACGGTATCGTGAATCTGGCAAAGACGATAGGTTCAATGGCTCCGAAAAGGGGGCAGATAACGGTGAGCCTTTCCCCTTTCGTTCCCAAACCCCATACCCCGTTCCAATGGGCGCGACAGGACCCCGAGCACGTCCTGAAGGAGAAGCTCGACTATCTTCGAAAAAACCTCAGGGGCGGGAAGGTCCGGGTTCGTTGGGGAAGGACAGATCAGGCCCGCCTCGAAGCTGTACTGGCACGGGGTGACCGGCGCCTGTCCCGGGTGGTGGAGAACGCCTGGCGTAGAGGGGCTGTCCTGGATGGGTGGGATGAGCACTTTTCCTGGAATACCTGGATGGCCGCTTTTGAGTCAGAGAGCCTGGACCCCGGCTGGTACACAGAAAGAGAGCGTTCCGGGGATGAACCCTTCCCGTGGGATCATCTGTCCTCCGGGGTGTCACGACAGTACCTGTTGAAGGAATATCGGCTGGGGCTTGCCGGGGAGGTTTCGGATGATTGCAGAAGCGCCGGATGCCTGTCGTGCGGGGTCTGCACACCGGAACAGATGGAAAATATTCCGGCCCTGAGAAAAACAGGTGCAGTGGACGGGTCTCCACCGCTGGACGGGGAACTCCAGGAACCGGAGAAGTCTCACCGTAGGGTCAGATTTATCTTTCAAAAGGTTGGGGATATGCGCTTTCTTGGCCATCTGGAGACGATGCGTGTTTTCGAGCGGACTGCCCGACGGGCGAATATCCCGCTGGCTTTTTCGGGTGGATATCACCCAAAGCCGAAAATTACATTTGCCCTCGCCCTGCCGGTCGGGGTTGAGGGGGAGAGAGAGTGGGCAGATTTCGAACTTCAGGAGAGCTGGGATCCGCAGAAATTCCGGGAAACCATGAATATGTTTTTGCCCGGGGGGTTGGAGATTTTACTGGCATGGAAAACCCCCGTTGATGGACAACCCCTGCCCAGCAGGATTTCATCCATGGGATACAGGGCCGAATTTCCTGGACCGGTTCATGATCTGGACAGCCGCGTTGAGATACTTTTGAGCGGCGGCGATATTCCCGTGGTACGCGAGAGCAAGGGAAAAACCAAAACTCTGAATCTGAAAAACTACCTTCAGGCCATTGAATCATCGGGAGACGATATCGTCCATTTTACCCTTGCCATGCAAACAAACGGTGGCAGTATTCGGCCCGGCGAGGTTCTCCAGGCCCTGATGGGCGAAAATACCCCGATTGACGGTATCCGGGTTTTCAGGACCGGGCTGCGTCTTTTGGTGGTGGGTGACCGGTCCGGAGGGAGACCGGGGTTTTCCAGGATCTGGGACTGA
- the kch gene encoding voltage-gated potassium channel Kch → MITRERKVKGKTGPPPGRISSRDLRGNLRIAAAFIVLIVSGGVFGFMKIEGWGFLDSLYMTVLTLSTVGFREVYPLSPAGKIFAIFLIATGVGAVAFTVRTAGRVMLENRFSIVFRRRMVKTIGKLRGQYIICGFGRMGRVICQELNEKGYPFVVVDNAENSADELERLGYLFIRGDATVDEVLVDAGIEKAKGLVTVVTNDTENVFITLTARGLNPKLNIVSRAASDESVQKLIRAGANKVVTPYDLGGFRIAQAVLRPTVLDFLESIVDNKELGGLRLDEVHVPPGSRLDGIKVADAGLRKDLNLMVVAIKSGTGGMAFNPSSGTEIKAGDTLVLLGHGPDLERLESISQKAR, encoded by the coding sequence GTGATAACAAGGGAGCGTAAGGTCAAAGGAAAAACGGGTCCCCCACCAGGCAGAATATCCTCCAGGGATCTCAGGGGGAACCTGAGGATTGCGGCAGCTTTTATTGTACTGATAGTAAGCGGCGGTGTGTTCGGCTTCATGAAAATAGAGGGCTGGGGGTTCCTCGATTCCCTGTACATGACTGTCCTGACCCTGTCCACCGTGGGTTTCAGGGAGGTTTATCCGCTCTCCCCGGCCGGCAAGATCTTCGCTATATTCCTCATTGCCACAGGTGTTGGCGCTGTCGCTTTCACGGTCAGAACAGCCGGCCGGGTAATGCTTGAGAACAGGTTCAGCATCGTATTCAGGAGGAGAATGGTGAAAACGATCGGAAAACTCCGGGGCCAATATATTATCTGTGGTTTCGGCAGAATGGGCCGCGTCATCTGTCAGGAACTGAACGAAAAGGGCTACCCCTTTGTCGTGGTGGATAATGCTGAGAATTCCGCTGATGAACTGGAACGGCTCGGCTACCTGTTTATCCGGGGTGATGCGACAGTGGACGAGGTCCTTGTGGACGCCGGCATCGAGAAAGCGAAAGGCCTTGTTACCGTTGTGACCAACGACACGGAAAATGTCTTTATTACCCTGACCGCACGCGGATTGAACCCCAAGCTGAACATCGTCAGCCGTGCTGCAAGCGATGAATCGGTGCAAAAGCTTATCCGGGCGGGGGCGAACAAGGTGGTTACCCCTTACGACCTGGGTGGGTTCAGAATTGCCCAGGCCGTTCTCAGGCCGACAGTGCTCGATTTTCTGGAAAGTATTGTGGACAATAAGGAGCTGGGAGGGCTTCGCCTGGATGAAGTCCACGTTCCCCCCGGTTCCAGGCTGGACGGAATCAAGGTAGCTGATGCGGGCCTGCGTAAAGACCTGAACCTGATGGTGGTGGCGATAAAAAGCGGTACGGGCGGCATGGCATTCAATCCATCCTCGGGGACCGAAATCAAGGCCGGCGACACGTTGGTCCTCCTGGGACATGGACCTGATCTGGAGAGGTTGGAGTCGATCTCTCAAAAGGCTCGGTGA